From a single Ciconia boyciana chromosome 6, ASM3463844v1, whole genome shotgun sequence genomic region:
- the NUDT14 gene encoding uridine diphosphate glucose pyrophosphatase NUDT14 isoform X2 encodes MRTHDSVSILIFNTSRQCFVVVKQFRPAVYMCEVERHHPQVFQHQDKESFSSLEDPLPAVVGVTYELCAGIVDKPDLSLEEIACGEVLEECGYRVPVSDLRRITSYRSGVGVTGSRQTLFYAEVTDQMRTGEGGGQPEEGELIEVVEIPLEDSMKFAYDETLPKTMGVIFSFMWFQNNIAPKLPKKIKHHDFKKSFPTGSVDRENCLPR; translated from the exons TGTGTCAATCCTGATCTTTAATACTTCCCGGCAGTGCTTTGTTGTGGTGAAGCAGTTCCGCCCAG ctgtttacATGTGTGAAGTAGAAAGGCATCATCCTCAAGTCTTTCAGCATCAGGACAAGGAGAGCTTCTCTAGTCTAGAAGATCCCTTACCTGCTGTGGTAGGAGTGACCTATGAACTCTGTGCTGGCATTGTAGACAAACCAGACCTTTCTTTAGAAGAAATTGCATGTGGGGAAGTCTTAGAAGAGTGTGGCTATCGTGTTCCTGTTTCAGACCTAAGGAGGATCACTTCTTACAG gtCTGGAGTTGGTGTGACAGGTTCCAGGCAGACGTTATTTTATGCAGAAGTAACAGACCAGATGAGAACTGGTGAAGGAGGTGGCCAGCCTGAAGAAGGAGAGCTGATTGAAGTTGTAGAAATACCTTTAGAAGACTCCATGAAGTTTGCTTATGATGAGACTCTCCCAAAGACGATGGGTGTCATCTTCAGCTTCATGTGGTTCCAAAACAACATAGCACCCaagctaccaaaaaaaataaaacaccatgattttaagaaaagctttcctACTGGTTCTGTGGATAGAGAAAACTGCCTGCCTCGATGA